Sequence from the Xenorhabdus nematophila ATCC 19061 genome:
TTTGCGTAGATAGATATATGGATACAGTTCAAATAATAATGTGATGGATGTTAATAACTAATTACTATGAAAAGATCTTTAATTAATCTAAATTTTATATAATACAACATAAATTAAAATCACACTGACGCGCTGCGCTTGTCTTCTCTGATTTGTCTGGCTAATACATTAACCAGACAAATCAGAAAGTTGAAAAACATGATACCCGCCAGAAAAACCTTTTTATCTACCCCTGCCCTATTAAAGAATTAGGAATAAAACTGTTCACTCTATTCACCATTAATTATTTATATTTAAATTCAGTTAGTTAAAAGGTTACAACTTAAAGCCAGCCTCATCATCACTCTTCATATAAACTCCCACCAAAATTCAGAAAAAGATGAATAGAGTGAAGACTTGTGAATAGTAAAAAGTAACTATTCACCCTATGAGAGCTTGTAATATCTGGCTTGAATCAAAGAGTGAATAGTGATGAACAGTTTTTCAGGTTTTCCTTAGATAATAACCGTGGAGAGAATTATTCTTCTGGCTGGTCTTCCCTTGTTAGCTTTGGCATCCATTCATTGGCAGTTTCGATATTCAGGCTCATATTGCTACGAATGCCTTGTTTACTTTTCTTACGAAGATAAGGCAAACCATATTCTGCCAATGCACCCGGCATATCCATACCGAATCGGGTCACGGAAACAGGCTTGTTCAGGTTGTTACCTTTCATATAGGCAAGGTAGGAGTGATAGAGGTATTTACGGGGATTAAACGGCATAATTTCCGCATTACCTATCAACATGCCATCAGCTTCATTAGACGCATCAGATAACCGCAAAAATCCACTAAGGAATCTGTGCCACGTTTGATAGTTAACGCTTCTTCAGATTTCTGCTGTTCTGCCAGTAAACGCCTTGCTTCTTTCGGGTCAGAAAACCGATGAAGTAAGTGCTGGATAATCACGGGTAATTCCTCCGCTATTTTATCCCGTAGAAATGGATCACGTTCATGTTCCGGCACAACTTCGGAAAAGTTGAAAATAACCCGACGCCGTGATACCCCGCCACTGCGATCACTGAAGCTCATGGCGTTATTATTCACTGCTAACACCACAGCCGGAATGCGGGTTGAATAAGGTTGCTTATGCTTGGGGTCAATGGAAACCTCATCCCCGCCTGTAATGGCTTTAATACCAGAGCCATCGCCTACATAGCGAGTCTGGTCAGGCAAAGGTAATGCCAGCACATCAGCAATAACTTTTGCCGCCTCAGTAATGGAGATCCCTTTAGTTCTTGCAACTAAATCCAGCCCATCGCCATATTTGGGATTCTCACACTGGCGGCAATGCCAGTTGCCATTATGGTGATCATCAATAAAGTGAAAACGGTCAGTGCCACCGCAGACAGGGCAAGCCCCATGTTTCCCCTTTGCTGGGATATCAATACCACAGGCAGGCAACAAGCTTTCCCAATAATACATTGCGGATTTTTTCACAGTCTGGATAAGATCAAGTGGTTTTTGACCAATGTTAAGCCCATATAAAGATGTGTGACTCATGACTCATTCCTCATGCTCATCAACTGCTGCCTGAAGTGCGTGATAAACTTCCTGATTGATATCACACGCCAGCGCAATCAGATTGTTTAGATCAATTGAGCATTCATCTTTGGCTTTTTCGAGAATGACGCAGAATAAAGAAGTTGCCAAACCCGCTTGATACCTAGCATGAGCCAGAGAAATAGACTGTTTAGGCATGATTCACCCCCTGAATGCGGATTTCAGGGACAGCAAATACATCAAGACATGTAAATTTAAGGCGAGTTTGGGTATGCTGTATATCAGCCATCATCGTTACCTCAATTAACGGTTGTTGGTTAGACGCCTCAGATGTGTTCCAGCACTCTGGGGCGTTGTTTTTTCATGTCGATATAGATAGTGTGTAATTACACATAAATACATTACAGCAGGTGTCATTGAAGTGTCAACACACAAAAATAACCGCAGAGGCAATCCACCCTTCCAGTTCAGGCTTGATCCTGAATTACGGGCGCTAATGGAAATAGCCCAATTACAAGATGGCGATGAATCATTAGCTGCTTGGATTAAGCGCATCATCCGTAAAGAGTTGCAATCAAGAGATATTAAATCTGACTCTTGAGCCAACCAACAATAAGTTAATTGGTTAACTTTCAAAAATAATAAGTTAAGGGTAGCTCTGTGAGTATTTCCCTTTTCTTTTTTCATTTCTCTAAATAATAATCGCAAGATCTATACACCCTTAATTGATAATTTATTCATATCATGAACCAATATATGCTACAGCTCTGCTCGTTATGAAATACGAGATTCCGATATACGCTGAGAAATCCAATCATCAACTTCCGATTCAATAAAAGCGATTGAGCGAGCTCCAATTTTGACTTGTTTGGGAAATTCACCATCTCCGATAAGTTTGTAGATCCACGCCTTGCTATAACCTGTTCGGCGCTGAACTTCGGGTAAGCGAATAAGACTTTCTTTAAATGTTGTAATCGTTGACATACACTCCTCCTGTTACCTAGTCCTTGAAATGCCATAATTGACGTTATTTGATGACAGGAGGATTATTTAAAAACTTTTATTAAATTAATAGGTTTAATTCTTTTCCCAAAAAATAAAATTGTTTGCTGATTTTGCTATCCATTTTTTGTTAAATTAAGAGGTTTTCGCAAAATCATAGGGTGTTATATGTTTTTCCCTATTTGCATCCAAGTAATCAGCCCACCACTGCACCATTAGCCGCCGTTCATCCAAATGTTTAGACGTGTGAATATAAGCCGCCCTGACGTTATTTCTTTCGATGTGGCTTAACTGGCGCTCGATTGCATCATCACTCCACAGACCAGATTCTCCCATCGCACCACGTGCCATTGTGCGTAATCCGTGACCACAAACTTCAGTTTTAGTGTCATAGCCCATAGCACGCAAAGCATTATTTACGGTATTTTCACTCATGACTTTCTTTGGATCGTGATCGCCGGGGAACATCACTTCACTATCCCCACTCAATCCATGTAATTTTTCAATAAGTAATACAGCCTGACGACTCAACGGCACAATATGCTCAGTTTTCATTTTCATGCCACGCTGAGAATGTTTAACCCCTTCAATAAGTTTTCTGGTTGCAGGTACGCACCAAACAGCCCTTTCAAGATCTATCTCTTCCCAACGGGCAAACCTCATCTCACTGGAACGAACAAACGTTAATAAAGTTAGTTCCACGGCGATTCGGGTAATTAAACGCCCACGGTAACAAGAAAGACGAGTCAAAAACTCAGGTAGGCATTCATGAGGTAATGCAGCGTGATGTTTAGATTTTACTATAGTAAGAGCACCAGCCATATCATTGGCAGGGCTATATTCAAGAATGCCATTTTGGACAGCATAACGCATGATGGCAGTAACACGCTGTTGTAATCGTTGAGCTACGTCATGTTTACCATTAATATCAACAGATTTGATAGGAGTTAACAGATGACTGGTTCGCAAAGTACGAACATCAAGAGCGCCAATATGGGGGAATATGTATTGTTCAAGGCTTCGCATAATCCGGCCACTATGATCTTCACTCCACCGTTTATTACTCGCGCGCCATTCACGAGCAATATGCTCGAAAGTAAATACTCCCTCTGATTCGGATTGTGCCTCTTTTTGTTCGGCTTTGGGATTAATCCCTTGAGCAAGTAATTTCTTAGCTTCGTCTCGTTTAGCTCGTGCATCAGCTAAGGACACCGTCGGATACACACCAAAAGCCAATCGATCTTCTTTTTTATCTGTTGGACGGCGATATTTCATTCGCCAATATTTAGAACCGCGTGAAGTAACTTCCAGATACAAACCACCACCATCGGCAAGTTTATAGTTTTTTTCTTTGGGCTTCGCAGTCTCGATTTGTCGGGCGTTTAGTTTCATTTTAGGGGCACATTTAAAATCGAAGTGTAGATGCCCCTAATTATGCCCCTTGCTGCATGTTGATTGCAACGGACTACAGTAGATGTCAGGATAACGAAATATCTTGATTTGGTAGGGTTTTTAGGGAATTTGTAGACTTGGGTAGACGTTAGTAAACTAACGAATGGTGCCGAAGGCCGGACTCGAACCGGCACACCCGAAGGCGGTTGATTTTGAATCAACTGCGTCTACCGATTTCGCCACTTCGGCACTGAAGGGTTCGGAGAACGGGTGCCATTATACCTGTCAGAAGACCATTCGCAACACTTATCCTTTCAATTTCGTTCAAGTGTTGAAAAAAGAGCCATTAATCGTATTTTTTAATCAAGCAAGTTCGAAATACAACCACATTTAACACTGCATCACACGAATTTTTCTCTCACAATTCCGTTCTACCAATAGACAACCTACAAACTCCTTATATAATTCAAAACAATACACTGCCATGAGGGAAATTATTATGACTATTATTACTTGGATTTTTGTCGGTATTCTGTTGGGTATTGTGATTGGTGCCATTATGGCTCTGTTTAAGAAGAAGAAATAACGGCTTATTCCCCCACGAGAACGTTCCCTGATTGGTTAATCCAAAAATGAAAAAAAAGCTATATAAACTGTGTGCGGTTTCCGCCCTGACGTGGGCGATTTCGGCTTGTGCTGATTCTGGCGATTCACATCAGAACAAATTTCAGCAGTCCAATGCACAACCTGCAAAGTGGGAAGTTCTTGCAGCTAATGACAATATCAAGAAAATGGCCACAGTTCTTGTCGATCAATATTCACAGTCCATCTTTAATGAAGGCAAGCCTTTGGGAATGGCGATGGTGGTGATCGATAATAATCAGGTTGTGCATCGCAGTTTCGGGGAAACACATCTAGGCAGTGGCGTTAAACCTCGTCAGGATTCTTTGATTCGTATTGCTTCGATTACCAAATTGATGACCAGTGAGGTCATGATCAAATTAGCCCAGAAAGAGCGCATTAAGCTGACCGATCCATTACAGAAGTATACTTATTACGGTATTAATGTACCGGATTATGGCGTGGGTCAACCAATCAGACTGTATCATCTGGCAAGCCATACCAGCGGATTGCCACGAGAGCAACCGGGCGGAAAATGGGGACGTCCGGTGTTTATCTGGCCGACTCAATCAAACCGCTGGACTTGGCTGAAAACCGCAGGATTAAATGCAGTTCCCGGCACAACGGCATCGTATTCCAATCTGGCCTACGATTTATTGGCAGATGCACTTTCCAAAGCCACCGGAGAACCCTATGCCCGTCTCTTGCAGCAGGAGATAACCCGGCCTTATCGCATGAAGGATACAACGCTGTCGCCCACGCAATCCCAATGTGCCCGTTTGATGGAAGGAATTAAACCCAGCCCTTGTGTGAATACCATTGCCGCCGCTGGCAGCGGGGGGATTTATTCCACCCCGGCAGATATGCAGCGCTGGATGCAGCAGTTTTTATCTTCCCAAAGTCAGCTAAGGAAGCAAACTGCCAGTCGTGAACAGGGCATTTACTTTAAACGCTCAGATTTGAAATCAATTAAAGGGATGGATGTCGCTGGTCTGGCAAATGGTATCGGGCTGGGTTGGGTGTATATGGATGCTAAAGACGATATCCCCGGAATTTACCAGAAAACCGGCGGCGGCGGCGGGTTCAATACTTATATGGCGATGATCCCTGAACGAAACATCGGTGTGTTTGTGGTGATGACCCGCAAGGAACAAAGTCAATTCAGCCGCGTAACGAATGGGGTTAATGAGTTAGTTGCAGCATTATCGCGTAATCATAATCAGATTTAACGTAGTCTGTTTCAATTTAGAAAAAGAACCAAAAAAATCGCCCCCACTATTAAAGGTGGAGGCGATAGGGCGTTTTGATTTTATATCAGCGTGTCAGGTTTTTTTATGCAAAAGTAAGTAAACACTCAAACCGAAGAACAATAGGCTTGGCAACAGCGCGCCCAGTAACGGTGGCATACTATAAACCAGACTAAGCGGACCAAAAATTTCATTCAAGACGTAGAAAAGGAAGCCCATGCTGATACCCACAACAACCCTGAACCCCATCGGTACGCAACGCAACGGGCCAAAGATGAAGGAAAGTGCCATCAGCATCATCACTGCAACCGAGAGCGGTGCAAATACCTTTTTCCACATATTCAGTTGGTAACGCCCGGCATCTTGCTGGCCCAGCTTCAGATAGGTAATGTATTGATGCAAACCACGAATGGAGAGCGCGTCAGGGTCAAGCGAAACCACACCGAGCTTCTCTGGTGTCAGCTGACTGTTCCACTCTGCTGAAACCCGCTGTGAACCAATGATCCGACCAAATTTTGTCAAATCAGATTCTTCAACCTGAGATAACTTCCATTGCTGATTATCCTTGTCGTATACCGCAGAAGCCGCATATTTCACGGATAACAGTTTCCGGTTTTCATCAACGTGATAGATGCTCACGCCATTCAGGGCATTATCTTTACCCACACTCTGGATATAGACAAAATCACGGCCATCCTTTGCCCACAAGCCTTTGGTTGTGGACATCAGCGAGCCGCCAAACATTTTTTGGGAACGGTAATTACGGGCCAGCTGCTCCCCTTGTGGTGCAACCCATTCACCAATGACCATCGTCAGCAGAACCAACGGGATCGCTGTTTTCATCACAGAACCCGCCACTTGCAGACGGGTAAAGCCGGAAGCCTGCATCACCACCAACTCACTGCGTGTTGCCAGCGCCCCCAACCCCAACAGCGCACCAAGCAAAGCGGCCATGGGGAAAAAGATCTGGATATC
This genomic interval carries:
- a CDS encoding helix-turn-helix transcriptional regulator, whose product is MSTITTFKESLIRLPEVQRRTGYSKAWIYKLIGDGEFPKQVKIGARSIAFIESEVDDWISQRISESRIS
- a CDS encoding tyrosine-type recombinase/integrase; the encoded protein is MKLNARQIETAKPKEKNYKLADGGGLYLEVTSRGSKYWRMKYRRPTDKKEDRLAFGVYPTVSLADARAKRDEAKKLLAQGINPKAEQKEAQSESEGVFTFEHIAREWRASNKRWSEDHSGRIMRSLEQYIFPHIGALDVRTLRTSHLLTPIKSVDINGKHDVAQRLQQRVTAIMRYAVQNGILEYSPANDMAGALTIVKSKHHAALPHECLPEFLTRLSCYRGRLITRIAVELTLLTFVRSSEMRFARWEEIDLERAVWCVPATRKLIEGVKHSQRGMKMKTEHIVPLSRQAVLLIEKLHGLSGDSEVMFPGDHDPKKVMSENTVNNALRAMGYDTKTEVCGHGLRTMARGAMGESGLWSDDAIERQLSHIERNNVRAAYIHTSKHLDERRLMVQWWADYLDANREKHITPYDFAKTS
- the ampH gene encoding D-alanyl-D-alanine-carboxypeptidase/endopeptidase AmpH, translated to MKKKLYKLCAVSALTWAISACADSGDSHQNKFQQSNAQPAKWEVLAANDNIKKMATVLVDQYSQSIFNEGKPLGMAMVVIDNNQVVHRSFGETHLGSGVKPRQDSLIRIASITKLMTSEVMIKLAQKERIKLTDPLQKYTYYGINVPDYGVGQPIRLYHLASHTSGLPREQPGGKWGRPVFIWPTQSNRWTWLKTAGLNAVPGTTASYSNLAYDLLADALSKATGEPYARLLQQEITRPYRMKDTTLSPTQSQCARLMEGIKPSPCVNTIAAAGSGGIYSTPADMQRWMQQFLSSQSQLRKQTASREQGIYFKRSDLKSIKGMDVAGLANGIGLGWVYMDAKDDIPGIYQKTGGGGGFNTYMAMIPERNIGVFVVMTRKEQSQFSRVTNGVNELVAALSRNHNQI
- the lptG gene encoding LPS export ABC transporter permease LptG; amino-acid sequence: MFGVLDRYIGRTILQTILMTLFMLVSLSGIIKFVDQLRKVGQGEYTALSAGIYTLLSVPKDIQIFFPMAALLGALLGLGALATRSELVVMQASGFTRLQVAGSVMKTAIPLVLLTMVIGEWVAPQGEQLARNYRSQKMFGGSLMSTTKGLWAKDGRDFVYIQSVGKDNALNGVSIYHVDENRKLLSVKYAASAVYDKDNQQWKLSQVEESDLTKFGRIIGSQRVSAEWNSQLTPEKLGVVSLDPDALSIRGLHQYITYLKLGQQDAGRYQLNMWKKVFAPLSVAVMMLMALSFIFGPLRCVPMGFRVVVGISMGFLFYVLNEIFGPLSLVYSMPPLLGALLPSLLFFGLSVYLLLHKKT